A window from Cryptomeria japonica chromosome 1, Sugi_1.0, whole genome shotgun sequence encodes these proteins:
- the LOC131074867 gene encoding scopoletin glucosyltransferase produces the protein MVEPSQKPACIISDVFLPWTAQVASKFGIPRVVFHTTGAMAASLLQYFFTNPVSDITGDRQIIEICDHCINVNLRRSQLPQMLRSESSALFMLVNTFDWVEAEYVGYLEESTGKPVWGVANPLHRPQHGIDNESECIRWLDTQKQNSVLYVSFGSQAFLSEEQTKALARGIAASKQCFIWTIKDPVGSNVNSCDFLPEGFIEEMKDRGMVIHGWVPQLLILSHPSTAFFMTHCGWNSTLESISAGVPMVVWPMGFDQFINAKLVTEHLGLGLQICEGLDAIPSSDIVENTVKAAMATEIGEDMRLRALKIKESINEASCKLSGMEGFLSYVLSLC, from the coding sequence ATGGTAGAGCCCTCACAGAAGCCCGCCTGCATCATAAGCGACGTTTTCTTACCCTGGACAGCTCAAGTAGCTTCCAAATTTGGAATCCCGCGTGTTGTCTTCCACACCACAGGAGCCATGGCGGCTTCTCTTCTGCAATATTTCTTCACCAATCCGGTCTCGGATATAACTGGTGATCGCCAAATCATAGAGATTTGCGATCACTGTATCAATGTGAATCTGAGGCGGTCGCAGTTGCCTCAAATGCTGAGAAGCGAATCAAGCGCTCTGTTTATGCTTGTCAATACTTTTGATTGGGTCGAAGCAGAATATGTTGGGTATTTAGAGGAATCCACGGGTAAGCCCGTTTGGGGTGTAGCGAATCCTCTACACAGACCCCAACATGGGATCGATAATGAGTCGGAGTGCATCCGTTGGCTGGACACCCAGAAGCAAAACTCCGTCCTTTACGTCTCGTTTGGGTCTCAGGCCTTTCTTTCGGAAGAACAAACGAAAGCCCTCGCCAGGGGCATAGCAGCCAGTAAACAGTGTTTCATTTGGACGATTAAAGACCCAGTTGGAAGCAACGTTAATTCCTGTGATTTTCTTCCCGAGGGTTTCATCGAAGAAATGAAAGACAGAGGAATGGTAATCCATGGGTGGGTGCCTCAGCTGCTCATTCTGTCACATCCTTCGACTGCTTTTTTCATGACGCACTGTGGGTGGAATTCCACGCTAGAGAGTATAAGCGCTGGAGTTCCAATGGTGGTCTGGCCCATGGGCTTCGATCAATTTATTAACGCCAAATTGGTCACTGAGCATTTGGGTCTCGGACTGCAGATCTGCGAGGGATTAGATGCCATTCCCAGTAGTGATATTGTGGAAAACACAGTGAAGGCAGCCATGGCAACAGAAATTGGGGAAGATATGCGTCTACGGGCCCTGAAAATCAAGGAATCCATTAATGAAGCGTCCTGCAAGTTAAGTGGTATGGAAGGTTTTCTATCTTATGTACTCAGCCTTTGCTGA